A genomic segment from Dendropsophus ebraccatus isolate aDenEbr1 chromosome 7, aDenEbr1.pat, whole genome shotgun sequence encodes:
- the LRIT3 gene encoding leucine-rich repeat, immunoglobulin-like domain and transmembrane domain-containing protein 3 has protein sequence MIFYIFFYFVVQVFANLEAFCPSQCTCIFHGRSDGTGARSVLCNDPDMFDIPVNVPVDTVKLRVEKTVIRRIPTEAFYYLVDLKYLWITYNSITSIDSSSFYNLKQLHELRLDGNLISIFPWESLLEMPRLRTLDLHNNKLASIPAEAARYLKNITYLDISSNKLTTLPSDLLDIWPPFSDPTLRGMEQLYQRVVLGLQDNPWFCDCRISKLIELSKIVDPQVIFLDVMVVCSGPESLTGILFQKAELEQCLKPSVMTSATKITSPLGSNVLLRCDATGSPTPQLIWSRTNNSASNYTVIQESPADGVRWSILSMNGISYKDAGEYRCKAKNLAGISEASITVLVVGVVTTTGLPYRQGWRPGADQTTEIKEEIDETSTALFPLPTVISISPIEQTTVELTVGPTTTTTTTTTIVNRILEKKPLKTIRGQTQGGGSKKTQLSQGNREGDALKNVAANTETNLVVRNLRVITEAEDRVTLTWKTLNTTDSSSLTVLYSKYGEDEMLRLSTDPSKNKVTIDGLQPSTKYMACVCPKSAQPKKDQCIVFSTDVLLKNMENDSQISILVIASSVGCVLVLPIIVFLLYKVIKLQRKPPSPGEEDLLKETYVKFETLSLRPRSINNGGELWTRRDTTESERLLLCSRSSMDSQGTYKSEGSRPEYYC, from the exons ATGATTTtctatattttcttttattttgtagTACAGGTTTTTGCTAATCTTGAGGCATTCTGTCCATCACAGTGCACTTGTATTTTTCATGGGAGAAGTGATGGGACTGGGGCAAG GTCAGTTTTGTGCAATGATCCTGACATGTTTGACATCCCCGTCAATGTTCCCGTTGACACTGTTAAACTTCGGGTTGAAAAGACTGTTATCCGGAGAATTCCGACGGAAGCCTTCTATTACCTGGTGGATCTAAAATATCTTTGGATCACCTATAACAGTATTACTAGTATTGACTCAAGCAGTTTTTACAATCTTAAACAGTTGCATGAATTACGTCTGGATGGAAATTTAATATCGATTTTTCCATGGGAATCTTTATTAGAGATGCCTCGATTACGAACTCTGGACCTACATAACAATAAGCTAGCAAGTATCCCAGCTGAGGCAGCACGCTACCTAAAGAACATTACCTACCTAGACATCTCCAGCAACAAGCTCACCACTCTGCCTTCTGACCTTTTGGATATCTGGCCTCCATTCTCCGACCCTACACTAAGGGGTATGGAGCAACTTTACCAACGAGTCGTACTAG GTCTACAAGACAACCCTTGGTTTTGTGACTGCCGCATTTCAAAGCTGATTGAACTTTCAAAGATAGTGGATCCCCAAGTGATCTTCCTGGACGTGATGGTGGTCTGCAGTGGGCCTGAATCTCTGACTGGAATCCTCTTCCAAAAAGCTGAACTAGAACAATGTCTCAAACCGTCAGTGATGACATCAGCCACCAAAATCACATCCCCTTTGGGTAGCAATGTTCTGCTGCGATGTGATGCTACCGGCTCTCCCACCCCACAATTAATCTGGAGTCGAACTAACAACTCTGCTTCTAATTATACAG TTATCCAGGAGTCTCCAGCAGATGGGGTGAGATGGTCAATTTTAAGTATGAATGGCATTTCCTACAAAGATGCAGGAGAATACCGATGCAAAGCCAAAAATTTAGCGGGCATATCAGAAGCATCAATAACTGTCTTAGTCGTCGGTGTGGTCACTACGACAGGATTACCATACCGGCAAGGATGGAGACCAGGAGCAGACCAGACAACCGAGATAAAGGAAGAAATTGATGAAACAAGCACAGCTTTATTTCCACTGCCCACAGTCATATCTATATCACCAATAGAGCAAACAACAGTAGAACTGACTGTGgggcctactactactactaccaccaccaccaccatagtaAACCGAATCTTAGAGAAGAAACCACTGAAAACCATCAGAGGCCAAACACAAGGTGGTGGCAGTAAGAAAACCCAACTTTCCCAAGGCAATAGAGAAGGAGATGCCCTTAAAAATGTGGCTGCCAATACGGAAACCAATTTGGTTGTGCGAAATCTGAGAGTCATTACCGAGGCAGAGGATCGGGTGACGCTAACATGGAAGACTCTAAACACCACCGATAGCTCGTCTCTGACCGTCCTCTATTCAAAGTACGGTGAGGACGAGATGCTACGGCTGAGCACAGATCCGAGTAAAAATAAAGTAACGATTGACGGCCTGCAGCCCAGCACCAAATACATGGCCTGTGTCTGCCCCAAATCTGCTCAACCCAAGAAGGATCAATGCATCGTGTTCTCTACCGATGTTCTACTTAAAAATATGGAGAACGACTCCCAGATTTCTATCCTAGTAATAGCCAGCAGTGTCGGCTGCGTTCTTGTTTTGCCCATCATCGTCTTCTTGCTTTATAAAGTTATAAAACTGCAGCGTAAACCCCCGTCTCCCGGTGAAGAAGACCTCCTAAAAGAGACTTACGTCAAATTTGAGACCCTGTCCCTTAGACCGCGGTCAATAAACAATGGAGGTGAGCTATGGACACGCAGAGACACAACAGAGTCAGAGAGGCTCCTCTTGTGCTCAAGGTCAAGTATGGATTCACAAGGCACTTATAAAAGTGAAGGATCCCGGCCTGAGTATTACTGCTAA
- the RRH gene encoding visual pigment-like receptor peropsin codes for MDKTPEVLSSPPTGTVSINDSDAPTEVHSVFSQQEHNIVAAYLITAGVVSILSNIIVLGIFVKYKELRTATNAIIINLAFTDIGVSGIGYPMSAASDLHGSWKFGNVGCQIYAGLNIFFGMASIGLLTVVAIDRYLTICRPDIGRRITSCHYTAMILSAWINAVFWSVMPIVGWSSYAPDPTGATCTINWRKNDASFVSYTMTVVAVNFIVPLIVMFYCYYNVSRTMKGYDSRNSLGGGNVDWSDQADVTKMSVVMILMFLLAWSPYSIVCLWSSFGDPKQISPAMAIIAPLFAKSSTFYNPCIYVIANKKFRRAILSMVQCKSRQEVTLDSNFPMSVSQNTLTT; via the exons ATGGACAAGACACCAGAGGTTTTGTCATCACCACCGACTGGAACGGTGTCCATCAATGATTCCGATGCCCCCACAGAAGTCCATTCTGTCTTCTCCCAGCAGGAGCACAATATCGTTGCAGCTTATCTTATTACAGCAG gtgtagtgagcattttaAGCAACATTATCGTATTGGGAATCTTTGTTAAATACAAGGAGCTTCGTACGGCAACTAATGCCATCATCATCAACCTGGCATTCACAGATATAGGAGTCAGCGGGATTGGTTATCCTATGTCTGCAGCCTCGGATTTGCATGGAAGTTGGAAATTCGGAAATGTCGGATGTCAG ATCTATGCTGGCTTGAACATTTTCTTTGGCATGGCAAGTATTGGACTTCTGACGGTGGTTGCCATTGATCGCTACCTGACTATCTGCCGACCTGACATCG GAAGAAGAATAACAAGCTGTCACTATACAGCCATGATTCTGTCTGCCTGGATCAATGCCGTCTTCTGGTCCGTAATGCCTATTGTCGGCTGGTCAAGTTACGCCCCAGACCCAACCGGAGCAACATGTACTATTAACTGGAGGAAGAATGATGC GTCATTTGTATCCTACACGATGACTGTAGTTGCGGTAAATTTTATTGTGCCACTGATAGTGATGTTTTACTGTTACTACAATGTGTCCCGCACAATGAAGGGATATGACAGCAGAAACAGCCTTGGAGGTGGTAATGTGGACTGGTCTGATCAGGCTGATGTTACAAAG ATGTCTGTAGTGATGATCCTGATGTTTCTGCTAGCCTGGTCTCCATATTCCATTGTCTGCCTATGGTCATCTTTTGGGGATCCTAAACAAATTTCGCCAGCTATGGCTATCATAGCGCCTCTCTTTGCCAAGTCTTCAACGTTCTACAATCCTTGCATCTACGTCATTGCAAATAAGAA GTTTAGGAGAGCAATCCTTTCTATGGTGCAGTGTAAGTCACGCCAAGAGGTGACTCTAGACAGCAACTTTCCGATGAGTGTCTCCCAAAATACGCTGACAACATAA